Proteins from a genomic interval of Marinifilum sp. JC120:
- the flhA gene encoding flagellar biosynthesis protein FlhA, giving the protein MAGSKAINYEKFAKQGDVLLAGGVVVILFVMLIPLPTMFLDFMLTVSISLGLVILITSMFLQSPLEFSIFPSLLLVTTLLRLSLNVATTRAILLHGDEGTSAAGNVIQSFGEFVVGGNYVIGIVIFMILFILNKTVIVTGTTRIAEVAARFTLDAMPGKQMAIEADLNSGLIDEDEARDQREKLRRESDFYGAMDGAGKFVQGDVNAGLLITAINIIGGILIGVLQKGMHWTDAAQTYTLLTIGDGLVSTIPSLIISTSAGIIVSRAAAEAKMGEEFIGQLTFHSRALKLVSIILVVFGIVPGMPTIPFLCLAAIIYGVSTMNRDLEADEQETEAKAQKAKSEQPSLDSPEEVQALLPLDSLELEVGYGLIPLVDEEQSGNLLSRIRSIRRQYALDMGVIIPSLHLRDNLQLKPGEYRVLIKGNAVASAEILIDHQLAMDPGDAKHRIKGIDTVEPAFNLPAIWIPDTQKEEAMLAGYTVVDPSTVIATHLTEVFRRNLGEFLGRQETQDLLDNLSKRAPKAVEDLVPNILSLGAVQKVFQNLVRENVSIRDLLTIVEALADYGPSIQDPNQLTEYVRSHMSRTIIKPYLASDGSLPILTFGPSVDAKLNEAVRSSENGGFLALDPGSAQQLIQSVNSAAENVLDTDGQPVLLCAPQLRSHLAQLMVRFLPTIPVISQAEIPASVRIMSAGTVEF; this is encoded by the coding sequence ATGGCCGGATCAAAAGCAATAAATTACGAAAAATTTGCCAAACAGGGCGATGTCCTTCTCGCGGGCGGTGTTGTTGTAATTCTCTTCGTTATGCTCATCCCCCTGCCGACCATGTTTCTCGACTTCATGCTGACTGTAAGTATCTCTCTGGGACTGGTAATCCTGATTACCTCTATGTTTTTGCAATCCCCTCTCGAATTTTCCATATTTCCCTCACTTCTGCTGGTAACCACTTTACTACGTCTGTCCCTGAACGTAGCTACCACCCGTGCCATCCTTCTCCATGGTGATGAAGGAACCTCGGCTGCGGGTAATGTTATTCAGAGTTTCGGTGAATTTGTTGTCGGCGGTAACTATGTCATCGGTATCGTAATTTTTATGATCCTGTTCATCCTGAACAAAACCGTTATCGTAACCGGTACCACACGTATCGCGGAAGTTGCCGCACGATTCACTCTTGATGCCATGCCCGGTAAGCAGATGGCAATTGAAGCAGATCTGAACTCCGGCCTGATTGATGAAGACGAAGCACGGGACCAACGTGAAAAACTACGCCGTGAATCAGACTTTTACGGTGCCATGGACGGTGCCGGTAAGTTCGTACAGGGGGATGTAAACGCGGGTCTGCTCATCACCGCCATCAACATCATCGGCGGAATCCTCATCGGTGTTCTCCAGAAAGGAATGCACTGGACTGATGCAGCTCAGACCTACACCCTGCTGACTATCGGTGACGGTCTTGTATCCACCATCCCTTCACTGATTATCTCCACCTCCGCAGGTATCATTGTTTCACGCGCCGCAGCCGAAGCCAAGATGGGTGAAGAATTCATCGGACAGCTTACTTTTCATTCCCGTGCGCTCAAGCTGGTCTCAATCATCCTTGTTGTATTCGGCATTGTTCCCGGTATGCCCACTATTCCTTTCCTTTGCCTTGCCGCGATTATTTACGGGGTATCAACGATGAACCGCGACCTTGAAGCAGATGAACAGGAAACCGAAGCAAAAGCCCAGAAAGCAAAGTCCGAACAACCTTCCCTGGACAGCCCCGAAGAAGTTCAAGCCCTGCTGCCACTGGACTCTCTGGAGCTGGAAGTGGGCTATGGACTTATCCCGTTGGTAGACGAAGAACAAAGTGGCAACCTGCTCTCACGCATCCGTTCCATCCGCCGCCAATACGCACTGGATATGGGTGTCATTATTCCGTCACTGCACCTGCGTGACAACTTGCAGCTCAAACCCGGTGAATACCGTGTACTCATTAAAGGTAACGCTGTGGCATCCGCGGAAATTCTCATCGACCATCAGCTTGCGATGGACCCGGGCGATGCAAAGCACAGAATCAAAGGCATTGACACCGTTGAACCGGCCTTCAACCTTCCCGCTATCTGGATTCCCGATACCCAGAAGGAAGAAGCCATGCTCGCCGGATACACCGTAGTCGATCCTTCTACTGTTATCGCAACCCATCTCACCGAAGTATTCCGCCGCAACCTCGGCGAATTCCTCGGCAGACAGGAAACACAGGATCTGCTGGACAACCTTTCCAAGCGTGCGCCCAAGGCTGTTGAAGACCTCGTCCCCAACATCCTCTCTCTCGGCGCAGTTCAGAAAGTATTCCAAAATCTTGTGCGCGAAAACGTTTCCATCCGCGACCTGCTGACCATTGTAGAAGCTCTGGCTGACTACGGTCCGTCTATTCAGGACCCAAACCAGCTTACTGAATATGTCCGCTCCCACATGAGTAGGACCATCATTAAGCCCTACCTTGCCAGCGACGGCAGCCTGCCTATCTTGACCTTCGGCCCCAGCGTGGATGCCAAGCTCAACGAGGCGGTTCGCTCCTCCGAGAATGGCGGTTTTCTAGCTCTGGACCCCGGCAGTGCCCAGCAACTCATCCAGAGTGTCAACTCTGCGGCTGAAAATGTACTGGATACTGACGGTCAACCTGTCCTCCTGTGCGCTCCTCAGCTGAGAAGCCACTTGGCACAACTGATGGTACGCTTCTTGCCTACCATACCTGTAATATCGCAGGCCGAGATTCCTGCGAGTGTAAGAATCATGTCTGCGGGTACCGTAGAGTTCTAA